A window of the Acidovorax sp. YS12 genome harbors these coding sequences:
- a CDS encoding TonB-dependent siderophore receptor, which produces MAQGFRQGRWRPVALAAALAALGVQAQEQEPAATLPGVEVTAAPEVGTSLNRITPTLRETPQSITVIDAGRMHEQNLRTLDDVMQQSPGVTVQPYQQLTTGYYARGFKIDSFQQDGVPVLLGGTASAPQDMAMYERVEILRGAAGLLAGAGNPSATVNLVPRRPPRQFGGSASLGAGSWNRYRAEADVGGPLNAAGTLRGMVVASHEDRDFFYDVATQQSSNVYAIAELDVAPATTLSLGAHQQRIRSITNMSGVPFYANGQPLGLPRSTYLDVAWDRFDWDNTRVFAGLDHRFGNGWAFKLNANHLSGDSTLKYAGANGAVDPATLAGPRLTGAAYAFDSAQSSIDGYASGPFTLLGRQHELMVGGNYQKTRFEQFQASLTPAPNAPVDVFGWNPHGVPEPATGAYGSRGPTRTTQSGLYAMGRFSLADPLKLIVGVRVSRWEQETASGTSRISGQFTPYGGLVYALTPQWSAYASYAQIFQPQTQRTWEGSVIDPIEGTNYEAGVKGELADGRLNVSLAVFRIRQTNRAQQDPDHPCAGAACYYVNSGEAVSRGFEAEATGRITRDLSVQAGYTYNTTEYVRDATLAGQPLARFTPRHILRLWANYTLPIDERRWTLGAGIQAQSEFSAVSGSVTQRQDGYGLVNLRVGYRLGRTTTVALNVGNLFDRGYYQSLSGTAWSNRYGEPRSAMLTLRTVF; this is translated from the coding sequence ATGGCGCAAGGATTCAGACAGGGCCGCTGGCGGCCCGTGGCGTTAGCCGCCGCGTTGGCGGCCCTGGGCGTGCAAGCGCAGGAGCAGGAGCCCGCCGCCACGCTGCCCGGCGTGGAGGTGACGGCGGCGCCCGAGGTGGGCACTTCGCTCAACCGCATCACCCCCACGCTGCGCGAAACGCCGCAGTCCATCACGGTGATCGACGCCGGGCGCATGCACGAGCAGAACCTGCGCACGCTCGACGACGTGATGCAGCAGTCGCCCGGCGTCACGGTGCAGCCCTACCAGCAGCTGACCACGGGTTACTACGCGCGCGGCTTCAAGATCGATTCGTTCCAGCAGGACGGCGTGCCCGTGCTGCTGGGCGGCACCGCCAGCGCGCCGCAGGACATGGCCATGTACGAGCGCGTGGAAATCCTGCGCGGCGCGGCGGGCCTGCTGGCGGGCGCGGGCAACCCGTCGGCCACGGTGAACCTGGTGCCCCGGCGGCCGCCGCGCCAATTCGGCGGCAGCGCCTCGCTGGGTGCGGGAAGCTGGAACCGCTACCGCGCCGAGGCGGACGTGGGCGGCCCGCTGAACGCGGCGGGCACGCTGCGCGGCATGGTGGTGGCGAGCCACGAGGACCGCGATTTCTTCTACGACGTGGCCACGCAGCAGTCCAGCAACGTCTACGCCATCGCCGAGCTGGACGTGGCCCCCGCGACCACGCTGAGCCTGGGCGCGCACCAGCAGCGCATCCGCTCGATCACCAACATGTCGGGCGTGCCTTTCTATGCCAACGGCCAGCCCCTGGGCCTGCCGCGCTCAACTTACCTGGACGTGGCCTGGGACCGCTTCGACTGGGACAACACGCGCGTGTTCGCCGGGCTGGACCACCGCTTTGGCAACGGCTGGGCGTTCAAGCTCAACGCCAACCACCTCTCGGGCGATTCGACGCTGAAGTACGCCGGGGCCAACGGCGCGGTCGATCCGGCGACGCTGGCCGGGCCCAGGCTCACGGGTGCGGCCTATGCCTTCGACAGTGCGCAAAGCAGCATCGACGGCTACGCCAGCGGCCCGTTCACGCTGCTGGGCCGCCAGCACGAGCTGATGGTGGGCGGCAACTACCAGAAGACCCGCTTCGAGCAGTTCCAGGCCAGCCTGACCCCCGCGCCCAACGCGCCGGTGGACGTCTTCGGCTGGAATCCGCACGGCGTGCCCGAGCCCGCCACCGGCGCCTACGGCTCGCGCGGCCCCACGCGCACCACGCAGTCGGGCCTGTACGCCATGGGCCGCTTCAGCCTGGCCGACCCGCTCAAACTGATCGTGGGCGTGCGCGTCAGCCGGTGGGAGCAGGAGACGGCGTCGGGCACGTCGCGCATCAGCGGCCAGTTCACGCCCTATGGCGGGTTGGTCTATGCGCTGACGCCGCAATGGTCCGCCTATGCCAGCTACGCGCAGATCTTCCAGCCGCAGACCCAGCGCACCTGGGAGGGCAGCGTCATCGACCCGATCGAGGGCACGAACTACGAGGCGGGCGTGAAGGGCGAACTGGCCGACGGGCGCCTGAACGTGTCGCTGGCCGTGTTCCGCATCCGCCAGACCAACCGCGCGCAGCAGGACCCCGACCACCCGTGCGCGGGCGCCGCGTGCTACTACGTCAACAGCGGCGAGGCCGTGAGCCGGGGCTTCGAGGCCGAGGCCACGGGCCGTATCACGCGTGACCTGAGCGTGCAGGCCGGCTACACCTACAACACCACCGAATACGTGCGCGACGCCACGCTCGCGGGCCAGCCGCTGGCGCGCTTCACGCCGCGCCACATCCTGCGGCTGTGGGCCAATTACACGCTGCCCATCGACGAGCGGCGCTGGACGCTGGGCGCGGGCATTCAGGCGCAGAGCGAGTTTTCGGCGGTGTCTGGCAGCGTCACCCAGCGCCAGGACGGCTACGGGCTGGTGAACCTGCGCGTGGGCTACCGCCTGGGCCGCACGACCACCGTGGCGCTCAACGTGGGCAACCTGTTCGACCGCGGCTACTACCAGAGCCTGTCGGGCACGGCCTGGAGCAACCGCTACGGCGAGCCGCGCAGCGCCATGTTGACGCTGCGCACGGTGTTCTGA
- a CDS encoding helix-turn-helix transcriptional regulator, which produces MTPSRTDPDSGYGWQLPAVAPQVSLAGGVLRFDAPACTTEVVEPGFKLVLVLGGQLRYQLRERQAVRVQGPAFHLSLNREPFTVRHEFDPAAVLEYVAVRMPAASLAQDFGIDADWLARRASGQRGMVLDQRADRVLQGLGRQMLMCPLQGAARRIYLAGKALELAATVMAGLEQRGGPAGASPLRAHDVRRLRAAQDILRQRLNDPPSLPELARLAGTNVNKLTTGFRQLFGCSVYEFVRAQRLDLAYRLIAAGHGSVAQAAQACGYTDSHFTKVFRQRFGVAPSALH; this is translated from the coding sequence ATGACCCCTTCGCGCACCGACCCGGATTCTGGCTACGGCTGGCAGTTGCCCGCCGTCGCGCCCCAGGTGTCGCTGGCCGGCGGCGTGCTGCGCTTCGATGCGCCCGCATGCACCACCGAGGTGGTGGAGCCGGGCTTCAAGCTCGTGCTGGTGCTGGGCGGGCAACTGCGCTACCAGCTGCGCGAGCGCCAGGCGGTGCGCGTGCAGGGGCCGGCTTTTCACCTGAGCCTGAACAGGGAACCCTTCACCGTGCGGCACGAGTTCGACCCCGCCGCCGTGCTCGAATACGTGGCCGTGCGCATGCCGGCGGCGTCGCTGGCGCAGGACTTCGGCATCGACGCCGACTGGCTGGCGCGGCGCGCCTCGGGCCAGCGCGGCATGGTGCTGGACCAGCGCGCCGACCGCGTGCTGCAGGGGCTGGGCCGGCAGATGCTGATGTGCCCCTTGCAGGGCGCGGCGCGCCGGATCTACCTGGCGGGCAAGGCCCTGGAACTGGCGGCCACCGTGATGGCCGGGCTGGAGCAGCGCGGCGGCCCGGCCGGTGCCAGCCCGCTGCGCGCGCACGACGTGCGCCGCCTGCGGGCGGCCCAGGACATCCTGCGCCAGCGCCTGAACGATCCGCCCTCGCTGCCCGAACTGGCGCGGCTGGCGGGCACCAACGTCAACAAGCTCACCACGGGCTTTCGCCAGCTGTTCGGCTGCAGCGTGTACGAGTTCGTGCGCGCGCAGCGGCTGGATCTGGCCTACCGGCTCATCGCCGCCGGGCACGGCAGCGTGGCGCAGGCGGCGCAGGCCTGCGGCTACACCGATTCGCACTTCACCAAGGTGTTCCGCCAGCGCTTCGGCGTGGCGCCGAGCGCGCTGCACTGA
- the selB gene encoding selenocysteine-specific translation elongation factor has translation MIIGTAGHIDHGKTSLVRTLTGVETDRLPEEKRRGISIELGYAYLHAPGGPSLGFVDVPGHERLLHTMLAGATGIAHALLVVAADDGVMPQTREHLAVVALLGVTQGTVAITKIDQLDPATRAARLDAVHAEVRALLAPTALAAAPLFDVSAHTGEGIAALRAHLCDAARQHGAAGAQDTARAFRLAVDRSFTLAGVGTVVTGTVASGRVQVGDELCITPQRRTVRVRGIHAQNLRAESAHAGQRCALALAGVAKDEVQRGQVVCAPAIALCTTRLDVQCQLWEGEARALRSGTPVHAHLGACDVVGAIVLLDRDALAPGDTGLAQLVLHGSVAAWHGDRGVLRDASATRTLAGVRVLDPFAPQRYRRTPERLAQLAAQALPGRAARIAALLAHAPLGLDLAQTARAEALPGPEALPLPPGAIPLAGSGLALTPSTLGALQAHTLERLRAFHAASPEEIGPDARRLRRLAAPRASDALWQHVVDSLMERQALARSGHWLHLPEHAARMNATEEALAQRIRPLLLAGAFDPPWVRTLAQDLGAAEALVRQTLASMARRGEAFQVVKDLYYPLPTLERLAAMARDGMADGAALQAAAFRDATGLGRKRAIQLLEFFDRVGFTRRVKDAHLLRPGTPLFTAQE, from the coding sequence ATGATCATCGGCACCGCAGGCCACATCGACCACGGCAAGACCTCGCTGGTGCGCACGCTCACCGGCGTGGAGACCGACCGCCTGCCCGAGGAAAAGCGCCGTGGCATCTCCATCGAACTCGGCTACGCCTACCTGCACGCGCCCGGCGGGCCGTCGCTCGGCTTCGTGGACGTGCCGGGCCACGAGCGCCTGCTGCACACCATGCTGGCGGGCGCGACGGGCATCGCCCATGCGCTGCTCGTCGTGGCCGCCGACGACGGCGTGATGCCGCAGACGCGCGAGCACCTGGCCGTGGTGGCGCTGCTGGGCGTCACCCAGGGCACGGTCGCCATCACCAAGATCGACCAGCTCGACCCCGCCACGCGCGCCGCGCGGCTGGACGCCGTGCACGCCGAGGTGCGCGCACTGCTTGCGCCCACGGCACTGGCCGCGGCACCGCTGTTCGACGTCAGCGCGCACACGGGCGAGGGCATCGCCGCGCTGCGCGCGCACCTGTGCGACGCCGCGCGGCAGCACGGCGCGGCGGGCGCGCAGGACACGGCGCGCGCCTTCCGCTTGGCCGTGGACCGCAGCTTCACCCTGGCCGGCGTGGGCACCGTGGTCACCGGCACCGTGGCCAGCGGCCGCGTGCAGGTGGGCGACGAGCTGTGCATCACGCCGCAGCGGCGCACCGTGCGCGTGCGCGGCATCCATGCGCAGAACCTGCGCGCCGAATCCGCCCACGCCGGCCAGCGCTGCGCCCTGGCCCTGGCCGGCGTGGCCAAGGACGAGGTGCAGCGCGGCCAGGTGGTGTGCGCGCCCGCCATCGCCCTGTGCACCACGCGGCTGGACGTGCAATGCCAGCTCTGGGAAGGCGAGGCGCGCGCCCTGCGCTCGGGCACGCCCGTGCACGCGCACCTGGGCGCCTGCGACGTGGTGGGCGCCATCGTGCTGCTCGACCGCGACGCGCTCGCCCCCGGCGACACGGGGCTGGCCCAACTGGTGCTGCACGGCAGCGTGGCGGCCTGGCACGGCGACCGCGGCGTGCTGCGCGACGCCTCGGCCACGCGTACGCTGGCCGGGGTGCGCGTGCTCGACCCCTTCGCGCCGCAGCGCTACCGCCGCACGCCCGAGCGCCTGGCGCAGCTCGCCGCCCAGGCCCTGCCCGGGCGCGCCGCGCGCATCGCCGCGCTGCTGGCGCATGCACCGCTGGGCCTGGATCTGGCGCAGACCGCCCGCGCCGAGGCGCTGCCCGGCCCCGAGGCGCTGCCGCTGCCGCCCGGAGCCATCCCCCTCGCGGGCAGCGGCCTGGCCCTGACGCCCAGCACCCTCGGCGCGCTGCAGGCGCACACCCTGGAGCGCCTGCGCGCCTTCCACGCCGCCAGCCCCGAGGAAATCGGCCCCGACGCGCGGCGCCTGCGCCGCCTGGCCGCGCCACGCGCCAGCGACGCGCTGTGGCAGCACGTGGTGGACAGCCTGATGGAACGCCAGGCCCTGGCGCGCAGCGGCCACTGGCTGCACCTGCCCGAACACGCCGCGCGCATGAACGCCACCGAGGAGGCGCTGGCCCAGCGCATCCGCCCGCTGCTGCTGGCGGGCGCGTTCGACCCGCCCTGGGTGCGCACCCTGGCGCAGGACCTGGGCGCCGCCGAAGCCCTGGTGCGCCAGACCCTGGCCAGCATGGCGCGGCGCGGCGAAGCCTTTCAGGTGGTCAAAGACCTGTACTATCCACTGCCTACGCTTGAACGCTTGGCCGCCATGGCGCGCGATGGCATGGCGGACGGCGCGGCACTGCAGGCCGCCGCGTTCCGCGACGCGACGGGCCTGGGCCGCAAGCGCGCGATCCAGTTGCTGGAGTTCTTCGACCGCGTGGGCTTCACGCGGCGCGTGAAGGATGCGCACCTGCTGCGCCCCGGCACGCCGCTGTTCACGGCGCAAGAGTGA
- a CDS encoding Rha family transcriptional regulator — translation MALSLPRASAPIVAAVDGTPTTLSTDVARHFGKPHRDVLRAIETLVEQLPEEALRNFAQGYYTLPETGAQQHKLYRLTRDGFTLLGMGFILPAKKR, via the coding sequence ATGGCCCTGTCTCTCCCCCGCGCATCCGCGCCCATCGTCGCCGCCGTTGACGGCACCCCCACCACCCTGAGCACCGACGTTGCACGCCACTTCGGCAAGCCGCACCGTGACGTGCTGCGGGCCATTGAAACCCTGGTTGAGCAGCTTCCCGAGGAAGCCCTGCGCAATTTTGCGCAGGGGTACTACACCTTGCCCGAAACCGGCGCGCAGCAGCACAAGCTGTACCGCCTCACCCGCGACGGTTTCACCCTGCTGGGCATGGGCTTCATCCTACCGGCCAAAAAACGATGA
- a CDS encoding transcriptional regulator, translating into MHTIIETPIFSSDAKGIWAEGERGEFCAWLAANPEAGDVIPGSGGCRKVRWARTGMGKRGGVRVIYFNRLDNGVIHLLVIYAKAVRGNIPAHLLKAIKQEIEDAYYQA; encoded by the coding sequence ATGCACACCATCATCGAAACGCCCATCTTCAGCTCCGATGCCAAAGGCATCTGGGCCGAAGGCGAGCGTGGCGAATTCTGCGCATGGCTGGCGGCCAACCCCGAAGCCGGGGACGTGATCCCCGGCTCGGGCGGTTGCCGCAAGGTGCGCTGGGCGCGCACTGGCATGGGCAAGCGCGGCGGGGTACGGGTGATTTATTTCAACCGGCTGGACAACGGCGTGATTCACCTGCTGGTGATCTACGCCAAGGCGGTGCGTGGCAACATCCCGGCGCACCTTCTGAAAGCCATCAAGCAGGAGATCGAGGATGCCTACTATCAAGCGTGA
- a CDS encoding type II toxin-antitoxin system MqsA family antitoxin: MPTIKRETMTGEELGLKLLASVKQMRAGQGTVVHSPVAQVRAASELSQAQFAQLMGVSVRTLQEWEQGRRQPSGAAQTLLAVAQRHPEVLRELAA; this comes from the coding sequence ATGCCTACTATCAAGCGTGAAACCATGACAGGCGAAGAACTGGGCCTCAAGCTGCTGGCCTCGGTCAAGCAGATGCGCGCAGGCCAGGGCACGGTGGTGCATTCGCCGGTTGCGCAAGTGCGCGCCGCCTCTGAGTTGTCGCAAGCGCAGTTCGCCCAGCTCATGGGCGTGAGCGTTCGCACCTTGCAGGAATGGGAACAGGGGCGCCGCCAGCCCAGCGGGGCAGCGCAAACCCTGCTGGCCGTGGCCCAGCGCCACCCCGAAGTGCTGCGCGAACTGGCCGCGTAA
- a CDS encoding transposase — MTKTARARYTLEFKQEAVRLVEGGQSIAAAARTLGVVEQTLFNWVKAQREGKLTRTSRPG, encoded by the coding sequence ATGACGAAGACGGCAAGAGCGCGCTACACGCTCGAATTCAAGCAAGAGGCAGTGCGGCTGGTTGAGGGCGGGCAGAGCATCGCGGCGGCAGCGCGCACCTTGGGCGTGGTCGAGCAGACCTTGTTCAACTGGGTCAAGGCGCAGCGCGAAGGCAAGCTCACCCGCACAAGCAGGCCGGGTTGA
- a CDS encoding PadR family transcriptional regulator has translation MSLPHALLTALIEHPCSGAELAERFDRSIGHFWHATHQQIYRELNRLEAQGLVKSTPMLGSRGRKRSYEVLPQGRSELQRWTLEQEDPKPLRDALMVRLRADAAVGPCGLEEEMRRRLQWHEAKLALYQQIAVTDFGRQKRLGRAGQLRSLVLEAGIQQEQVWIDVVRKALDLLSSPADSSPVRRGVHPTRSADEK, from the coding sequence ATGTCCCTGCCCCATGCGCTCCTGACCGCCTTGATCGAGCACCCCTGCTCCGGCGCCGAGCTTGCCGAACGCTTCGACCGCTCGATCGGCCACTTCTGGCATGCCACGCACCAGCAGATCTACCGTGAATTGAACCGGCTGGAGGCGCAGGGCCTCGTCAAATCCACGCCCATGCTGGGAAGCCGGGGCCGCAAGCGCTCCTATGAAGTGCTGCCGCAAGGCCGCAGCGAGCTCCAGCGGTGGACGCTCGAACAGGAAGACCCCAAGCCCTTGCGCGACGCCCTGATGGTGCGCCTGCGCGCGGACGCGGCCGTGGGCCCCTGCGGGCTGGAAGAGGAAATGCGCAGGCGCCTGCAGTGGCACGAGGCCAAGCTCGCGCTCTACCAGCAGATCGCCGTGACCGACTTCGGCAGGCAAAAGCGCCTGGGCCGCGCCGGCCAGTTGCGCAGCCTGGTGCTGGAGGCCGGCATCCAGCAGGAGCAGGTGTGGATCGACGTGGTGCGCAAGGCGCTGGACTTGCTGTCGTCGCCCGCCGATTCATCGCCTGTGCGAAGGGGCGTGCACCCCACACGTTCTGCGGATGAAAAGTGA
- a CDS encoding nitronate monooxygenase, whose protein sequence is MRLPPILSHLPLPIIGSPLFIISTPRLVIAQCKAGVVGSMPALNARPASLLDEWLAEITEELAAHNRANPNRPAAPFAINQIVHRSNERLEHDMAMCEKYKVPIIITSLGAREDVNQAVHRWGGVVMHDVISNHFARKAIDKGADGIIAVAAGAGGHAGTTSPMALVQDIRAWFDGPLALSGAIGSGRAVLAAQAMGADFAYIGSGFIATEEARAEEGYKQMITQSDSADILYSNLFTGVHGNYLRPSVVAAGLDPDNLPVSDASKMNFSESTGVKAWKHIWGCGQGIGPVKEVLPAGIWIDRLVEEYHDALAQLQRSAPARQPVAA, encoded by the coding sequence ATGAGACTTCCCCCCATCCTGTCCCATCTGCCGCTGCCCATCATCGGCTCGCCGCTGTTCATCATCAGCACGCCACGACTGGTCATCGCGCAGTGCAAGGCGGGCGTGGTCGGCTCCATGCCGGCACTCAACGCCCGGCCCGCATCGCTGCTGGACGAATGGCTGGCCGAGATCACCGAGGAGCTGGCCGCCCACAACCGCGCCAACCCCAACCGGCCGGCCGCGCCCTTCGCTATCAACCAGATCGTGCACCGCAGCAACGAGCGCCTGGAGCACGACATGGCGATGTGCGAGAAGTACAAGGTGCCGATCATCATCACCTCGCTGGGCGCGCGCGAGGACGTGAACCAGGCTGTGCACCGCTGGGGCGGCGTGGTGATGCACGACGTGATCAGCAACCACTTCGCCCGCAAGGCGATCGACAAGGGCGCGGACGGCATCATCGCCGTGGCGGCGGGTGCCGGAGGCCATGCGGGCACCACCAGCCCCATGGCGCTGGTGCAGGACATCCGCGCCTGGTTCGACGGCCCCCTGGCGCTGTCCGGCGCCATCGGCAGCGGCCGCGCCGTACTGGCCGCGCAGGCCATGGGGGCGGACTTCGCCTACATCGGCTCGGGCTTCATCGCCACCGAGGAGGCACGCGCCGAGGAGGGCTACAAGCAGATGATCACGCAGTCCGACAGCGCGGACATCCTCTACTCCAACCTGTTCACGGGCGTGCATGGCAACTACCTGCGCCCCTCGGTCGTCGCTGCAGGCCTGGATCCGGACAACCTGCCAGTCAGCGACGCTTCCAAGATGAACTTCAGCGAGAGCACGGGCGTCAAGGCGTGGAAGCACATCTGGGGCTGCGGCCAGGGCATTGGCCCCGTCAAGGAGGTGCTGCCCGCCGGGATCTGGATCGATCGCCTCGTGGAGGAGTACCACGACGCATTGGCCCAATTGCAACGCAGCGCGCCGGCCCGCCAGCCCGTGGCCGCATGA
- a CDS encoding AMP-binding protein, with protein sequence MAFQAPSPPLSSLADIERFEQAQPFEARCTATSIHAVLAQSAAQHASRTALTLLRDDDPLQVQGTLTYGQLFAGVTQTANLFTALGGPRVGVALMLPNLVETQLALWGAECTGYAVPLNVLLSVDYLVHLVQAADARILVAAGSQISPDLWAKAQAVAARVPGLKLLAVNRGDAPPLPAGALDFNLARAAHSASQLDAPSGSGNDRAAFYHTGGTTGAPKLVAHTHRNQITAAFGAATVLGLQPDDVLAHGLPLFHVAGTIFGSLAQFMAGTHVLMLSSAGLRNPQVIRQFWKIIERHRVTIGGGVPTSIAALLGVPVDADISSLRMNVSGAASIPRAVAQQYEAHTGRLIHQVLGMTECGGIIAIAPAGGQPVADSVGFRIPYTKAEIRRLAADGSVSGICAPNEVGVLVIQGNHVSPGYHNIGEDQTFMGQQTVNSGDLAYADEAGRIYIVGRSKDLIIRSGHNIDPGPLEDALLEHPAVAGAAAVGQPDRHAGELPVCYVVFKPGKSASEEELRAFMEPRLPERPSWPKHYYTVESLPMTGVGKPFKPALRMDAAQRLAARLIGEGIGAGGVAVRCEQDGKAGMRVVVELAGPQWAHRERIGALLEGHLFSVSIVAVTG encoded by the coding sequence ATGGCTTTCCAGGCACCTTCTCCCCCGCTGTCTTCGCTCGCCGACATCGAGCGCTTTGAGCAGGCGCAGCCTTTCGAGGCGCGCTGTACGGCCACCAGCATCCATGCGGTGCTGGCGCAATCGGCGGCGCAGCATGCATCGCGCACGGCGCTGACGCTGCTGCGCGACGACGATCCGCTGCAAGTCCAGGGCACGCTGACCTATGGCCAGCTGTTCGCCGGGGTCACGCAGACCGCCAACCTGTTCACCGCGCTGGGCGGGCCGCGCGTGGGCGTGGCACTCATGCTGCCCAACCTGGTCGAGACGCAACTGGCGCTGTGGGGCGCGGAATGCACGGGCTATGCGGTGCCCCTGAACGTGCTGCTGTCGGTGGACTACCTCGTGCACCTGGTGCAAGCCGCCGATGCGCGCATCCTGGTGGCCGCCGGCTCGCAGATCAGCCCCGACCTCTGGGCCAAGGCGCAGGCCGTCGCCGCCCGGGTGCCCGGTCTGAAGCTGCTGGCCGTCAACCGGGGCGACGCGCCGCCGCTGCCCGCCGGGGCGCTGGATTTCAACCTGGCGCGGGCAGCGCACTCCGCGAGCCAGCTGGATGCGCCAAGCGGGTCGGGCAACGACCGCGCGGCCTTCTACCACACGGGCGGCACCACGGGTGCCCCCAAGCTCGTGGCGCACACGCACCGCAACCAGATCACGGCCGCGTTCGGCGCGGCCACCGTGCTGGGCCTGCAGCCGGACGACGTGCTCGCGCACGGCCTGCCGCTGTTCCACGTCGCGGGCACCATCTTCGGGTCGCTGGCGCAGTTCATGGCGGGCACCCACGTGCTCATGCTGTCGTCTGCGGGCCTGCGCAACCCGCAGGTGATCCGGCAGTTCTGGAAGATCATCGAGCGCCACCGCGTGACCATCGGCGGCGGCGTGCCCACGTCCATCGCCGCGCTGCTGGGCGTGCCGGTGGATGCGGACATCTCCAGCCTGCGCATGAACGTCAGCGGCGCGGCCAGCATTCCGCGCGCCGTGGCGCAGCAGTACGAGGCGCACACCGGCCGGTTGATCCACCAGGTGCTGGGCATGACCGAGTGCGGCGGCATCATCGCCATTGCCCCGGCGGGTGGGCAGCCCGTGGCGGATTCGGTGGGTTTTCGCATTCCCTACACCAAGGCGGAAATCCGCCGCCTGGCGGCCGATGGCAGCGTGTCGGGCATCTGCGCGCCCAATGAGGTCGGCGTGCTCGTGATCCAGGGGAACCATGTCAGCCCCGGCTACCACAACATCGGCGAAGACCAGACCTTCATGGGCCAGCAGACCGTGAACTCCGGCGACCTCGCCTATGCAGACGAAGCGGGTCGGATCTACATCGTGGGCCGCAGCAAGGATCTGATCATCCGCAGCGGCCACAACATCGACCCTGGCCCGCTGGAGGATGCGCTGCTCGAACACCCGGCGGTCGCGGGCGCGGCGGCCGTGGGCCAGCCGGACCGCCACGCGGGCGAGCTGCCCGTGTGCTACGTGGTATTCAAGCCCGGAAAAAGCGCCAGCGAGGAAGAGCTGCGTGCCTTCATGGAGCCGCGCCTGCCCGAGCGGCCCTCCTGGCCCAAGCACTACTACACGGTCGAGAGCCTGCCCATGACCGGCGTCGGCAAGCCCTTCAAGCCCGCCCTGCGGATGGATGCGGCCCAGAGGCTGGCCGCCCGCCTCATCGGCGAGGGCATCGGCGCCGGCGGGGTGGCGGTGCGCTGCGAGCAGGACGGCAAGGCCGGCATGCGCGTCGTCGTGGAACTGGCCGGGCCCCAATGGGCGCACCGCGAGCGCATCGGCGCCTTGCTCGAAGGCCACCTGTTCAGCGTTTCCATCGTCGCGGTGACGGGGTAG
- a CDS encoding acyl-CoA dehydrogenase family protein has protein sequence MQFTPEHLSLRESAARFIEAEINPHVDAWEAEGVVPARALYRKLGRMGFLGIHKPLEDGGQGLDYSYALVFAEELGNVRAAGVTMGIGVQTDMATPALARHGSDELRAQFLRPSIAGDLVAAIGVSEVSAGSDVSAVRTVARRDGDEYVIDGGKMWITNGTQADWICLLAVTGEGPAHANKSLLAVPMDLPGVSMSRKLDKLGMRSADTAQIHFDGVRVPRRFLIGRENEGFRMQMQQFQEERIWIAATVIKALERVIRDTIDYTAERCAFGRRVLDNQVVRFRLAELQAEVELLRSLVYRAVGELVAGRDVTLLASAAKLKAGRLAREVTDACLQFFGGMGFMNETPVSRAFRDLRSISIVGGADEVMLEILSKGQLRHGL, from the coding sequence ATGCAGTTCACACCCGAGCATCTGAGCCTGCGCGAGAGCGCGGCGCGCTTCATCGAAGCGGAAATCAATCCCCACGTGGACGCCTGGGAGGCCGAAGGCGTGGTGCCCGCGCGCGCGCTGTACCGCAAGCTCGGCCGCATGGGCTTCCTGGGCATCCACAAGCCGCTGGAAGACGGCGGCCAGGGCCTGGACTACAGCTATGCCTTGGTCTTCGCGGAGGAACTGGGCAACGTGCGCGCTGCCGGGGTCACCATGGGCATCGGCGTGCAAACGGACATGGCGACGCCCGCGCTGGCGCGCCATGGCAGCGACGAGCTGCGGGCGCAGTTCCTGCGCCCCTCCATCGCGGGCGACCTGGTGGCGGCCATCGGCGTGTCCGAGGTGTCGGCAGGCTCGGACGTCAGCGCGGTGCGCACCGTGGCCCGCAGGGATGGCGACGAGTACGTGATCGACGGCGGCAAGATGTGGATCACCAACGGCACGCAGGCCGACTGGATCTGCCTGCTGGCGGTGACCGGCGAAGGCCCCGCGCACGCCAACAAGTCCCTGCTTGCCGTGCCCATGGACCTGCCCGGCGTCTCCATGTCGCGCAAGCTGGACAAGCTGGGCATGCGCAGCGCCGACACGGCGCAGATCCATTTCGACGGCGTGCGCGTGCCCCGCCGCTTCCTGATCGGCCGCGAGAACGAAGGCTTTCGCATGCAGATGCAGCAGTTCCAGGAAGAGCGCATCTGGATCGCGGCCACGGTCATCAAGGCCCTGGAGCGCGTCATCCGCGACACCATCGACTACACCGCCGAACGCTGCGCCTTCGGCCGCAGGGTGCTGGACAACCAGGTGGTGCGGTTCCGGCTGGCCGAACTGCAGGCGGAAGTCGAACTGCTGCGCTCGCTGGTGTACCGCGCCGTCGGGGAGCTGGTGGCCGGGCGCGACGTGACGCTGCTGGCATCCGCCGCCAAGCTCAAGGCAGGGCGGCTGGCGCGCGAAGTGACGGACGCCTGCCTGCAGTTCTTTGGCGGCATGGGCTTCATGAACGAGACGCCCGTGTCGCGCGCGTTCCGGGACTTGCGCTCCATCTCGATCGTGGGCGGCGCCGATGAGGTGATGCTGGAGATTCTGTCCAAGGGGCAGTTACGGCACGGCTTGTGA